From Pleuronectes platessa chromosome 17, fPlePla1.1, whole genome shotgun sequence, one genomic window encodes:
- the mpv17 gene encoding protein Mpv17 has protein sequence MAGLWRSYQALMSRYPWTVQIVTAGSLVGLGDVVSQQLIERRGLAQHNVMRTAKMMSIGFFFVGPFVGSWYKVLDKLVVGGSKSSAMKKMLLDQLCFAPGFLGAFLCISGALNGLTLDDNIAKLKRDYPDALVANYYLWPPVQIANFYFIPLQHRLAVVQIVAVAWNSYLTWKANKM, from the exons ATGGCCGGTCTGTGGAGGTCCTACCAGGCCCTGATGAGCAGATACCCCTGGACAGTTCAGATAGTGACGGCAG gctCTCTAGTGGGACTTGGTGATGTCGTCTCCCAACAGCTGATCGAGAGACGAGGACTCGCTCAACACAACGTGATGCGGACGGCGAAGATGATGAGCATCGGCTTCTTCTTCGTG GGTCCATTCGTTGGGAGTTGGTACAAAGTTCTGGACAAACTGGTCGTGGGAGGAAGTAAAAGTTCGGCTATGAAGAAAATGCTGCTTGATCAG TTGTGTTTCGCTCCGGGCTTCCTGGGGGCGTTCCTCTGTATCTCCGGCGCTCTGAACGGACTCACGCTGGACGACAACATCGCCAAACTCAAGAGG GACTACCCTGACGCCCTCGTCGCAAATTACTAC ctgtgGCCTCCGGTCCAGATCGCAAATTTCTACTTCATTCCACTTCAGCACAG ATTGGCCGTGGTCCAGATTGTAGCCGTGGCCTGGAACTCCTACTTGACCTGGAAGGCCAACAAGATGTGA
- the si:ch211-243j20.2 gene encoding uridine-cytidine kinase-like 1: MEPPSSAGQADELPADEAPEADRSMSRSDSGSGDDSSDGLSAPVPRCPLTPSFTPRKRTTSLSKTEPPLLRTDKRTIYTAGRPPWYNVTGTTFKEAFVIGLCGGSASGKTTVANKIIEALDVPWVVLLSMDSFYKVLNKEDEELAAKNEYNFDHPDAFDFELLVTVLRKLKKGKSIKVPVYDFNSHCRRKEWKTVYGANVVIFEGILAFANKELLKLLDMKVFVDTDSDIRLIRRLKRDVSQRGRNINGIIKQYNKFVKPAFEQYIEPTVQVADIVVPRGGENFVALDLIVQHVHSQLEKRESTVRSALASAHQGQPLPSTLSVMESTPQVRGMHTIIRNKETNRDEFIFYSKRLMRLLIEHALSFLPLKPVSVETPQGGVYEGKRLGGQRITGVSILRAGETMEQALMAVCKDIRLGKILIQTNHDTGEPELHYLRLPKDITEDYVILMDSTVSTGAAALMAVRVLLDHDVAEDKIFLLSLLMAEMGVHSVAYAFPKVRIITTAVDKEVNEQFHIIPGIGNFGDRYFGTDAPSDWCESDEGMDF; the protein is encoded by the exons ATGGAGCCACCCAGCAGCGCCGGCCAGGCGGACGAGCTGCCCGCGGACGAGGCCCCGGAGGCGGACAGATCCATGTCGCGGTCCGACAG TGGGAGTGGGGACGACTCCTCGGACGGCCTCTCCGCCCCTGTCCCCCGCTGCCCTTTGACCCCGTCCTTTACGCCTCGGAAGCGGACCACGAGCCTCTCGAAGACGGAGCCTCCGCTGCTGAGGACGGACAAACGGACCATCTACACCGCAGGCCGTCCCCCGTGGTACAACGTCACCGGGACCACCTTCAAAGAGGCTTTCGTTATCG gTCTGTGCGGAGGAAGTGCTTCTGGTAAAACCACGGTGGCCAATAAGATCATCGAGGCGCTGGACGTTCCCTGGGTGGTGCTGCTCTCCATGGACTCCTTCTACAAG gTGTTGAATAAAGAAGACGAGGAGCTGGCGGCCAAGAACGAGTATAACTTCGACCACCCTGACGCGTTCGACTTCGAGCTGCTGGTCACCGTCCTCAGGAAGCTGAAGAAGGGCAAAAGCATCAAAGTGCCGGTGTACGACTTCAACTCTCACTGCAGACGCAAAGAATGG AAAACAGTGTACGGGGCCAATGTGGTGATCTTTGAGGGAATCCTGGCCTTCGCCAACAAGGAGCTTCTGAAG CTTCTGGACATGAAGGTGTTTGTTGACACGGACTCGGACATCCGTCTGATCCGGCGTCTGAAGAGGGACGTTTCACAGCGTGGACGCAACATCAACGGGATCATCAAACAGTACAACAAGTTCGTGAAGCCGGCGTTCGAGCAGTACATCGAACCCACGGTGCAGGTCGCCGACATCGTGGTGCCCAGAG GAGGGGAGAATTTCGTAGCGTTGGATTTAATTGTTCAACACGTTCACAGTCAACTGGAGAAG CGTGAGAGCACTGTGAG ATCGGCTCTGGCCTCGGCTCATCAGGGTCAGCCGTTACCCAGCACCCTCAGTGTCATGGAGAGCACGCCGCAGGTCCGAGGCATGCACACCATCATCAG gaacAAGGAGACAAACCGAGACGAGTTTATCTTCTACTCCAAGAGATTAATGAGGCTTCTGATCGAACACgccctctccttccttcctctcaag CCAGTTTCTGTGGAGACGCCTCAGGGCGGCGTCTATGAAGGCAAGAGGCTGGGCGGCCAACGA ATCACCGGTGTATCGATCCTCCGAGCAGGAGAGACCATGGAGCAGGCTCTGATGGCCGTGTGCAAAGACATCCGACTGGGAAAGATCCTCATCCAGACCAACCATGACACTGGAGAACCAGAG cTTCACTACCTCCGTCTGCCTAAAGACATCACTGAGGACTACGTCATCCTGATGGACAGCACCGTGTCCACCGGAGCTGCTGCTCTCATGGCGGTCCGAGTTCTGCTG gACCATGATGTAGCGGAGGATAAGATCTTCCTGTTGTCGCTGCTCATGGCCGAGATGGGCGTGCACTCGGTGGCCTACGCGTTTCCTAAAGTCCGCATCATCACGACGGCGGTGGACAAAGAGGTCAACGAGCAGTTCCACATCATCCCCGGCATCG gaaACTTTGGAGATCGTTACTTCGGCACGGACGCTCCCTCCGACTGGTGTGAAAGTGACGAGGGGATGGACTTCTGA
- the cad gene encoding LOW QUALITY PROTEIN: CAD protein (The sequence of the model RefSeq protein was modified relative to this genomic sequence to represent the inferred CDS: substituted 1 base at 1 genomic stop codon) produces MTSSHSSYFIIEVNARLSRSSALASKATGYPLAYVAAKLALGIPLPQLKNSVTNSTTANFEPSLDYCVVKVPRWDLSKFLRVSTTIGSSMKSVGEVMAIGRSFEEAFQKALRMVDENCVGFDHTIKAVSETELLVPTDKRIFVLAAAFKDGYTVDQLYELTKIDRWFLYKMKNISDHERLLETYNQDESTMPPEAMLKAKQLGFSDKQIALAVQSTELAVRKLRHDWSIIPVVKQIDTVAAEWPAFTNYLYLTYHGTENDLTFEDQHVMVIGSGVYRIGSSVEFDWCAVGCITELRKMGYKTIMVNYNPETVSTDYDMCDRLYFDEISFEVVMDIYERENPEGVILSMGGQLPNNIAMPLHRQLCRILGTSPEFIDSAENRFKFSRMLDTIGISQPQWKELSDTESAMKFCEKVGYPCLVRPSYVLSGAAMNVAYADTDLEKYLCNAMAVSKEHPVVISKFIQEAKEIDVDAVACDGVVMAIAVSEHVENAGVHSGDATLVTPPQDINQKTMERIKIIVHAIGQELQVTGPFNLQLIAKDDQLKVIECNVRVSRSFPFVSKTLGVDLVSLATRLIMGEDMEPVGLMRGKGIVGVKVPQFSFSRLAGADVVLGVEMTSTGEVACFGENRYEAYLKAMLSTGFVIPKKNILLSIGSYKNKSELLPTVQALESLGYDLYASLGTADFYTEHGVKVMAVDWPFEEEESDCPTKEKQRSIMNYLENHHFDLVINLSMRNSGGRRLSSFVTKGYRTRRMAIDYSVPLIIDIKCTKLFVQALRQIGPTPPVKTHIDSMASQTLVRLPGLIDVHVHLREPGATHKEDFSSGTAAALAGGVTMVCAMPNTSPAVTDASTLALVQKLAKAGCRCDYALYLGAASDNAAVLPSIASQAVGLKMYLNDTYSTLKMDNVSLWMEHFEKWPKQMPIVAHAEKQTVAAILMVAQLYQRPVHICHIAKKEEILIIRAAKQKGIQVTCEVAPHHLFLCEDHVPDIGDGRAQVRPMLGTREDMEALWENLDIIDCFATDHAPHSVEEKNSERPPPGYPGLETMLPLLLTAVSDGRLTLDDIIRRLYDNPRKIFNLPVQENTYVEVDLEHEWVIPPSMQFTKSKWTPFQGLKVKGKVRRVVLRGEVAYIDGQVLVAPGYGEDVKTWPAAAIIPPEPVKEAPMTPEHTRPTPPRDGPIRTRAASPRRGAGDGRYMMPPRTHRASDPGLPLGTSSLGPSVMTLLLMXLREIIVALCCCVEMMMMLPPAVVADGYSHPPPLSRLLSPQPGPGQILAGPASHFQTSPFLHPLIGQHILSVRQFSKEQISHLFNVAHTLRMMVQKERSVDILKGKVMASMFYEVSTRTSSSFAAAMQRLGGSVVHFSESTSSTQKGESLADSVQTMSCYADVLVLRHPTPGAVESASRHCRKPVINAGDGVGEHPTQALLDVFTIREELGTVNGMTITMVGDLKHGRTVHSLAKLLTQYRITLRYVAPKNLHMPAEIISYVASKGIKQEEFESIEEALPETDVLYMTRIQKERFASEEEYKACFGQFILTPHIMTVAKRKMVVMHPLPRVNEISAEVDTDPRAAYFRQAENGMYIRMALLATVLGR; encoded by the exons ATGACGAGTTCACACTcatct TATTTCATCATCGAGGTGAATGCTCGTCTGTCCCGGAGCTCGGCCCTGGCCAGTAAAGCCACTGGTTATCCTCTGGCCTACGTGGCAGCCAAACTGGCCCTGGGGATCCCACTGCCACAGCTCAA AAACTCTGTCACCAACTCCACGACGGCAAACTTTGAACCCAGTTTGGATTACTGTGTGGTGAAGGTGCCTCGCTGGGACCTCAGCAAGTTCCTCAGGGTTTCCACCACGATCGGCAGCTCCATGAAGAGTGTTG GGGAGGTGATGGCTATTGGCCGCAGCTTCGAGGAGGCCTTCCAGAAAGCTCTGAGGATGGTGGACGAGAACTGTGTCGGCTTCGACCACACGATCAAAGCTGTCTCAGAAACG GAGCTGCTGGTTCCCACCGACAAGCGCATCTTCGTGCTGGCGGCGGCGTTCAAAGACGGCTACACGGTGGACCAGCTGTACGAGCTCACAAAGATCGACCGCTGGTTCCTGTACAAGATGAAGAACATCTCCGACCACGAGCGGCTGCTGGAGACCTACAACCAg GACGAGAGCACCATGCCTCCGGAGGCCATGCTGAAGGCCAAGCAGCTGGGGTTCTCCGACAAGCAGATCGCACTGGCTGTGCAGAG CACTGAGCTTGCGGTGAGGAAGCTGCGCCACGATTGGTCGATCATCCCTGTGGTGAAGCAGATCGACACGGTGGCTGCCGAGTGGCCGGCGTTCACGAACTACCTGTACCTGACCTACCACGGCACGGAGAACGACCTGACCTTCGAGGACCAGCACGTCATGGTGATCGGCTCGGGCGTGTACCGCATCGGCAGCAGCGTGGAGTTCGACTGGTGCGCGGTGGGCTGCATCACCGAGCTCAGGAAG ATGGGTTATAAGACCATCATGGTGAACTACAACCCTGAGACCGTCAGCACCGACTATGACATGTGTGACCGCCTCTACTTTGATGAAATCTCCTTTGAG GTGGTGATGGACATCTATGAGAGGGAGAACCCGGAGGGGGTGATCCTGTCGATGGGAGGCCAGCTGCCCAACAACATCGCCATGCCGCTGCACCGTCAGCTGTGCCGCATCCTGGGCACGTCGCCCGAGTTCATCGACAGCGCCGAGAACCGGTTCAAGTTCTCCAGGATGCTGGACACCATCGGCATCAGCCAGCCACAGTGGAAGGAGCTCTCTGACACTGAG TCTGCTATGAAGTTCTGTGAGAAGGTGGGATATCCCTGCCTCGTCCGTCCGTCCTACGTCCTCAGCGGAGCAGCCATGAACGTGGCCTACGCCGACACCGACCTTGAGAAATACCTGTGTAACGCCATGGCTGTGTCCAAGGAGCACCCTGTCGTCATCTCCAAGTTCATACAGGAAGCTAAG GAGATCGATGTGGACGCAGTAGCATGTGACGGGGTGGTGATGGCCATCGCGGTGTCTGAACATGTGGAGAACGCCGGCGTTCACTCCGGCGATGCCACACTGGTGACGCCGCCTCAGGACATCAACCAGAAGACCATGGAGAGGATCAAGATCATCGTCCACGCCATCGGCCAGGAGCTGCAGGTCACCGGGCCCTTCAACCTGCAGCTGATCGCCAAG GACGACCAGCTGAAGGTGATCGAGTGCAACGTGCGGGTGTCCCGCTCCTTCCCCTTCGTGTCCAAGACCCTGGGCGTGGACCTCGTGTCCCTGGCCACACGTCTCATCATGGGGGAGGACATGGAGCCCGTGGGCCTGATGAGAGGGAAGGGCATCGTGGGAGTGAAG GTTCCTCAGTTCTCGTTCTCTCGGCTGGCCGGAGCCGACGTGGTGCTCGGGGTGGAGATGACCAGCACCGGAGAGGTCGCCTGTTTTGGGGAGAACCGATACGAGGCGTACCTCAAAGCCATGCTCTCCACGGGCTTCGTGATCCCCAAGAAGAACATCCTGCTCTCCATCGGCAGCTATAAG AACAAGAGTGAGCTGCTGCCCACCGTGCAGGCGCTGGAGTCTCTGGGTTACGACCTGTACGCCAGCCTGGGCACCGCCGACTTCTACACCGAGCACGGAGTCAAG GTGATGGCGGTGGACTGGCCgttcgaggaggaggagagtgattgTCCCACTAAAGAGAAGCAGCGCAGCATCATGAACTACCTGGAGAACCACCACTTCGACCTGGTCATCAACCTCTCCATGAGGAACAGCGGAGGCCGGCGCCTCTCCTCCTTCGTCACCAAAGGCTACAGGACCAGGCGCATGGCCATCGACTACTCCGTCCCGCTCATCATCGACATCAAGTGCACGAAGCTCTTTGTTCAG GCTCTTCGTCAGATCGGCCCGACTCCTCCGGTGAAGACTCACATCGACAGCATGGCTTCCCAGACGCTGGTCCGTCTCCCTG GTCTGATCGACGTGCACGTTCACCTGCGTGAGCCCGGTGCCACACACAAGGAGGACTTCTCCTCCGGGACGGCCGCCGCTCTGGCAGGAGGCGTGACCATGGTGTGTGCGATGCCCAACACGTCCCCGGCCGTGACCGACGCCAGCACTCTGGCTCTGGTGCAGAAG ctTGCCAAAGCCGGCTGCAGGTGTGACTACGCCCTGTACCTGGGAGCGGCCTCAGACAACGCCGCGGTGCTGCCGTCCATCGCCAGCCAGGCGGTCGGTCTGAAGATGTACCTGAACGACACCTACTCCACCCTCAAGATGGACAACGTGTCCCTCTGGATGGAG CACTTTGAGAAGTGGCCCAAGCAGATGCCCATCGTGGCTCACGCTGAGAAGCAGACGGTGGCTGCCATCCTGATGGTGGCTCAGCTCTACCAGCGCCCGGTGCACATCTGCCACATCGCCAAGAAGGAGGAG ATCCTGATCATCCGCGCGGCCAAGCAGAAGGGCATCCAGGTCACGTGTGAGGTGGCGCCTCATCACCTCTTCCTGTGTGAGGACCACGTGCCGGACATCGGTGACGGTCGGGCGCAGGTCCGCCCCATGCTGGGAACCCGGGAGGACATGGAGGCGCTCTGGGAAAACCTGGACATCATCGACTGCTTCGCCACAGACCACG CGCCTCACTCTGTCGAGGAGAAGAACAGCGAGCGCCCTCCTCCTGGTTACCCCGGCCTGGAGACcatgctgccgctgctgctcacCGCGGTCAGCGATGGACGTCTGACTCTGGACGACATCATCAGACGTCTTTATGACAACCCCCGCAAGATCTTTAACCTGCCTGTCCAGGAAAACACCTACGTAGag GTGGACCTGGAGCACGAGTGGGTGATTCCTCCGTCCATGCAGTTCACCAAGTCCAAGTGGACTCCGTTCCAGGGTCTGAAGGTGAAGGGTAAAGTCCGCCGGGTGGTTCTGAGAGGAGAGGTGGCCTACATCGACGGGCAG gtGTTGGTGGCTCCAGGTTACGGTGAAGATGTGAAGACGTGGCCCGCGGCCGCCATCATCCCCCCCGAGCCGGTTAAAGAAGCTCCCATG ACTCCAGAGCACACTCGTCCCACTCCTCCTCGTGACGGCCCGATCAGAACCCGAGCGGCGAGCCCCCGGCGCGGCGCAGGGGACGGCCGCTACATGATGCCACCGCGCACCCACCGGGCCTCTGACCCCGGTCTACCACTGGGTACTTCTTCACTGGGACCCTCTGTTATGACACTTTTATTAATGTAGCTTAGAGAAATAATTGTTgcactgtgttgttgtgtagagatgatgatgatgcttccTCCAGCCGTGGTGGCGGACGGCTacagccaccccccccctctgtcccgGCTGCTCTCCCCTCAGCCGGGTCCCGGTCAGATTCTCGCTGGACCGGCGTCCCACTTCCAGACGTCTCCGTTCCTGCACCCGCTGATCGGCCAGCACATCCTGTCTGTGCGGCAGTTCAGCAAagaacag atctCACACCTTTTCAACGTCGCCCACACTTTGCGTATGATGGTTCAGAAGGAGAGAAGCGTGGACATCCTGAAG GGGAAAGTGATGGCGTCCATGTTCTACGAGGTCAGCACTCGCACCAGCTCCTCCTTCGCGGCGGCCATGCAGCGCCTCGGCGGCTCCGTCGTCCACTTCAGTGAATCCACCTCGTCCACGCAGAAAGGAGAATCTCTGGCCGACTCGGTTCAGACCATGAGCTGCTACGCCGACGTGCTGGTGCTCCGACACCCGACGCCCGGAGCTGTGGAG AGCGCGTCCCGTCACTGCCGTAAACCGGTGATCAACGCTGGAGACGGCGTCGGGGAGCATCCCACCCAGGCCCTGCTGGACGTGTTCACCATCAGAGAGGAGCTGGGGACGGTCAACGGGATGACG ATAACTATGGTCGGGGATCTGAAACATGGCCGCACGGTTCATTCCCTCGCCAAACTGCTGACCCAGTACCGCATCACTCTGCGCTACGTGGCGCCCAAGAACCTCCACATGCCGGCTGAGATCATCAGCTACGTGGCCTCCAAGGGCATCaaacag GAGGAGTTTGAGAGCATTGAAGAAGCTCTGCCTGAGACCGACGTGCTCTACATGACGAGGATCCAGAAGGAGCGGTTCGCCTCCGAGGAGGAGTACAAGGCC tGTTTCGGTCAGTTCATCCTCACTCCTCACATCATGACTGTGGCCAAGAGGAAGATGGTGGTGATGCATCCGCTGCCCAGAGTCAATGAAATCAG TGCCGAAGTGGACACGGACCCCAGAGCAGCGTATTTCCGCCAGGCGGAGAACGGCATGTACATCCGAATGGCCCTGCTGGCCACCGTACTGGGCAGATAG